GACAACCTTATCACCCTTCATCAGCGTGAGTTAGATAAGCTTCAAAATATAAAAAAATCATGCCTCCAAAAGATGTTTGTATAAGTTTTACACAGTTTAATTAGAAAGGAGTCTGTCTTGTGATATTCAATAAAGAATCCGATTTTGAACAAGCACTCATAAGAATATTGACGCAAAAAGGTTGGGAAAAAGAAGTGTTTAAAAACC
The Firmicutes bacterium HGW-Firmicutes-1 genome window above contains:
- a CDS encoding type I restriction endonuclease subunit S; translation: DNLITLHQRELDKLQNIKKSCLQKMFV